The DNA region CGCTGCACTCAAGCGTTCCATCCAGATCAACGGCGTGTCCGGCCTGTGCGTGACCAAGCTGGACGTGATGGACGGCATGGAGAAGGTACGGATCGGCGTGGGCTACAAGATCGACGGCCAATTCAGCGATATCCTGCCGGTCGGCGCCGAATCGCTGGTCGGTTGCGAGCCCGTATACGAGGATATGCCGGGCTGGAGCGGCAGTACGGTGGGTGTGAAGCGTTATGAGGAGCTGCCGCTGGAAGCGCGCAACTACCTGCAGCGCATCGCCGAAATATGCGAAGTGCCGGTGGATATGGTGTCGACCGGCCCGGATCGCGACGAAACCATTGTGTTGCGTCACCCGTTCAAGGCCTGATCTGGTGATACTGACGCAAAGAACGGACACGCATCGTTACACCGATGCGTGTTTTTGTTTAAAAGGGGTAGATGCCAAAGAAAATGGCCCGCTTGCGCGAGCCATTGTGTATCTTGGTGCCCAGGAGAAGACTCGAACTTCCACAGTGTTGCCACCGCTAGGACCTGAACCTAGTGCGTCTACCAATTCCGCCACCTGGGCATTGCTTCGAGGGTGCGCACTTTAATTGCTATAGGAATTTGTGTCAATGACGAAAAAGAAAAAAAATATCCGCGAACTCGACCCGTTTCTGGAACGGGAACGCGAACAGTACGAACATCCGCTCCCCAGCCGGGAATATATCCTGCAGGTGCTGGCCGAAAAAGGGGTGCCGATCGAGCAGGACGAGCTGTGCAGCCTGCTGCAGATAGAGCACCACGAGGAGGAGCTGTTCCTGCGCCGCCTGCGCGCGATGGAGCGCGACGGCCAGATCATGCGCAACCGCAAGCGTGCCATCTGCGTGGTGGACAAGCTCGACCTGATCAAGGGCAAGGTGCAGGGCCATCCCGACGGTTTCGGCTTCCTGATCCCGGACGACGGCAGCCCGGACCTGGTGCTGAGCGCCAAGGAGATGCACAAGGCGCTGCATGGCGATACGGTGATGGCAAGGGTAGGCGGCGAAGACAGACGCGGCCGCCGCGAGGCCAGTATCGTCGAGGTGCTGGAATGCGCCAATACCCGCGTGGTTGGCCGCCTGTATGAAGAACATGGCATCCAGTTTGTGGTGGCCGAGAACCGGCGCATCAGCCAGGACATTCTGGTCGCGCCCGGGGCGTCCGGCGGGGCCAAAACAGGGCAGGTGGTGATCCTCGAGATATTGCAGCAGCCTTCCAAGCATGCGCAGCCGATCGGCCGTATCGTCGAGGTGCTGGGCAACTATGCCGATCCCGGCATGGAGATCGAGATCGCCTTGCGCAAGCACGATCTGCCCAACGAATTTCCGCACGAGGCGAAAAAGCAGGCCGAAGCCTTCTCGCCAGAAGTGAAGCCGTCCGATTACGCCGGACGCGAGAGTGTGGTCAAGCTGCCGCTGGTGACCATCGACGGCGAAACGGCACGGGATTTCGACGATGCGGTGTATTGTGAACCGAACGGCAAGGGTTTCCGCCTGGTGGTGGCGATTGCCGACGTCAGCTCCTATGTGCAGTCCGGCGATGCGCTGGACAAGGAAGCGATCAACCGCGGCAACTCGGTGTATTTCCCGCGCCGCGTCATCCCGATGCTGCCGGAGGAACTTTCCAATGGCTTGTGCTCGCTGAATCCCAATGTCGAGCGCCTGTGCATGGTGTGCGACATGCAGATCTCTGCTTCCGGCGATATCCTGCAGCATCGCTTCTACCCGTCCGTGATGTTCTCGCATGCGCGCCTGACCTATACCCAGGTCGCCGACATGCTGGCCAATCCACAGGGCGAGAATGCACAGAAATATGCGGAAGTGCTGCCGCACATCAACAACCTGTACAAGCTGTTCCAGACCTTGCTGCAGGCACGCGAGAAGCGCGGAGCCATCGATTTCGAAACGGTCGAGACGCAGATGATATTCAACGACCAGGGCAAGATCGAGAAGATCGTGCCGGTGATCCGCAACGATGCGCACAAACTGATCGAAGAGTGCATGCTGGCGGCCAACGTCTGTGCGGCGGCGTTCCTGAAAGAGCATAACCATCCGGTGCTGTACCGCATCCATGAGGGGCCGACGCCGGAGAAGCTGGAGGCGGTGCGCGAATTCCTCAAGGAGTTCGGCCTGCAACTGGGCGGCGGAGACGACCCGCAGGCAGCCGACTATTCCAAGCTGCTCAAGCAGATCAAATCCCGACCCGATGCCGGGCTGCTGCAGACCGTGATGCTGCGCTCGCTGCGTCAGGCCGTGTATGCGCCGGAGAATGCCGGCCATTTCGGCCTTGGCTACGAGGCCTATACCCACTTCACCTCCCCGATACGGCGTTATCCGGACCTGCTGGTGCACCGCGCCATCAAGGCGGTGCTGCAAGGCAAGCAATACAAGCCGCAACTCAAGTGGGCGGAACTGGGCGTGCACTGCTCGATGACCGAGCGCCGTGCCGACGACGCCACGCGCGACGTGGAAGCCTGGCTCAAGTGTTTCTACATGCGCGACCATCTGGGCAGCGTGTTCGAGGGCACCATTTCCTCGGTCACCGGTTTCGGCCTGTTCGTGGCGCTGGACGATCTGTATGTCGAAGGCCTGGTGCATGTATCCGAACTGGGGGCCGACTATTTCCACTTCGATCCGGCCAAGCACATGATGCTGGGAGAGCGCACCGGCAAGCGTTACCGCCTTGGCGACCGCGTGCGCGTGAAGGTGGTGCGCGTGGATATGGAAAGCACCAAGATCGATTTCGTGCTGGAAGGCGAGACCGCAAAGGTGGTGGTTGAAGGTGCCGGTCCTATCGATGTCGGCGCCTGGGGAGCGGCGCCGCCGCCGAAGAAGGCGCATAAATCGGAGAAAGCCGGAAAGAGCACCGGAAAGGCAGGCAAGCATCATGGCTGAGTCGCGCATCATTCACGGTTTCCATGCCGTCACCGCGCGTATCCGCCAGAACGCAGACAGTGTGCTGGAAG from Sideroxyarcus emersonii includes:
- the rnr gene encoding ribonuclease R; its protein translation is MTKKKKNIRELDPFLEREREQYEHPLPSREYILQVLAEKGVPIEQDELCSLLQIEHHEEELFLRRLRAMERDGQIMRNRKRAICVVDKLDLIKGKVQGHPDGFGFLIPDDGSPDLVLSAKEMHKALHGDTVMARVGGEDRRGRREASIVEVLECANTRVVGRLYEEHGIQFVVAENRRISQDILVAPGASGGAKTGQVVILEILQQPSKHAQPIGRIVEVLGNYADPGMEIEIALRKHDLPNEFPHEAKKQAEAFSPEVKPSDYAGRESVVKLPLVTIDGETARDFDDAVYCEPNGKGFRLVVAIADVSSYVQSGDALDKEAINRGNSVYFPRRVIPMLPEELSNGLCSLNPNVERLCMVCDMQISASGDILQHRFYPSVMFSHARLTYTQVADMLANPQGENAQKYAEVLPHINNLYKLFQTLLQAREKRGAIDFETVETQMIFNDQGKIEKIVPVIRNDAHKLIEECMLAANVCAAAFLKEHNHPVLYRIHEGPTPEKLEAVREFLKEFGLQLGGGDDPQAADYSKLLKQIKSRPDAGLLQTVMLRSLRQAVYAPENAGHFGLGYEAYTHFTSPIRRYPDLLVHRAIKAVLQGKQYKPQLKWAELGVHCSMTERRADDATRDVEAWLKCFYMRDHLGSVFEGTISSVTGFGLFVALDDLYVEGLVHVSELGADYFHFDPAKHMMLGERTGKRYRLGDRVRVKVVRVDMESTKIDFVLEGETAKVVVEGAGPIDVGAWGAAPPPKKAHKSEKAGKSTGKAGKHHG